One Pseudorasbora parva isolate DD20220531a chromosome 8, ASM2467924v1, whole genome shotgun sequence DNA window includes the following coding sequences:
- the nipsnap2 gene encoding protein NipSnap homolog 2 isoform X2 codes for MATRVLQTSCSGLYQARNTGRAKGHVTAVIRGLSASTNRHREDSWFKSLFVRKVDPRKDAHSHLLAKKEDNNLYKIQFHNVKPECLEAYNKLCDEVLPSIHNDKHYPCELVGTWNTWYGEQDQAVHLWRYRGGYPALTEVMSKLKNNKPGTMIEWGNYWARAIGYRQHNHEAVGGFFSQIGDLYMVHHLWAYKDLQSREDTRNAAWQHEGWDEVVYYTVPLIQHMESRIMIPLKASPLK; via the exons ATGGCGACCAGAGTCCTTCAGACCTCCTGCTCAGGCCTGTATCAGGCTAGAAACACCGGCCGGGCGAAAGGACACGTTACTGCTGTTATCAG AGGTCTGTCAGCATCAACTAACCGCCATCGAGAGGACAGCTGGTTCAAATCACTGTTTGTGCGAAAGGTGGATCCGAGGAAAGACGCTCACTCTCATCTGTTAGCCAAGAAAGAGGACAACAACTTGTACAAAATACAGT TTCACAACGTGAAGCCTGAGTGTCTCGAGGCGTACAACAAACTCTG TGATGAGGTTCTGCCGTCCATCCATAATGACAAGCATTACCCGTGTGAGCTGGTGGGCACGTGGAACACCTGGTACGGGGAGCAAGACCAAGCCG TGCACTTGTGGCGGTACAGAGGAGGATATCCAGCGCTTACTGAAGTCATGAGTAAACTGAAGAATAACAAG CCCGGGACCATGATTGAGTGGGGCAACTATTG GGCGCGGGCCATCGGCTACCGGCAGCACAACCACGAGGCCGTCGGCGGCTTCTTCTCTCAGATAGGAGACCTCTACATGGTCCATCATCTCTGGG CGTACAAGGACCTGCAGTCCCGAGAGGACACGAGGAACGCCGCCTGGCAGCACGAGGGCTGGGATGAAGTCGTCTATTACACAG
- the nipsnap2 gene encoding protein NipSnap homolog 2 isoform X1, with translation MATRVLQTSCSGLYQARNTGRAKGHVTAVIRGLSASTNRHREDSWFKSLFVRKVDPRKDAHSHLLAKKEDNNLYKIQFHNVKPECLEAYNKLCDEVLPSIHNDKHYPCELVGTWNTWYGEQDQAVHLWRYRGGYPALTEVMSKLKNNKEFLEYRSERGKMLLSRRNQLLLEFSFWNEPVPRDGPNIYELRSYQLRPGTMIEWGNYWARAIGYRQHNHEAVGGFFSQIGDLYMVHHLWAYKDLQSREDTRNAAWQHEGWDEVVYYTVPLIQHMESRIMIPLKASPLK, from the exons ATGGCGACCAGAGTCCTTCAGACCTCCTGCTCAGGCCTGTATCAGGCTAGAAACACCGGCCGGGCGAAAGGACACGTTACTGCTGTTATCAG AGGTCTGTCAGCATCAACTAACCGCCATCGAGAGGACAGCTGGTTCAAATCACTGTTTGTGCGAAAGGTGGATCCGAGGAAAGACGCTCACTCTCATCTGTTAGCCAAGAAAGAGGACAACAACTTGTACAAAATACAGT TTCACAACGTGAAGCCTGAGTGTCTCGAGGCGTACAACAAACTCTG TGATGAGGTTCTGCCGTCCATCCATAATGACAAGCATTACCCGTGTGAGCTGGTGGGCACGTGGAACACCTGGTACGGGGAGCAAGACCAAGCCG TGCACTTGTGGCGGTACAGAGGAGGATATCCAGCGCTTACTGAAGTCATGAGTAAACTGAAGAATAACAAG GAGTTCCTGGAGTACAGGAGCGAGAGGGGCAAGATGCTCCTGTCCCGCAGGAATCAGCTGCTGCTGGAGTTCAGCTTCTGGAACGAGCCGGTGCCCAGAGACGGACCCAACATATACGAGCTGCGCTCCTACCAGCTGAGA CCCGGGACCATGATTGAGTGGGGCAACTATTG GGCGCGGGCCATCGGCTACCGGCAGCACAACCACGAGGCCGTCGGCGGCTTCTTCTCTCAGATAGGAGACCTCTACATGGTCCATCATCTCTGGG CGTACAAGGACCTGCAGTCCCGAGAGGACACGAGGAACGCCGCCTGGCAGCACGAGGGCTGGGATGAAGTCGTCTATTACACAG